A single genomic interval of Oreochromis aureus strain Israel breed Guangdong linkage group 12, ZZ_aureus, whole genome shotgun sequence harbors:
- the LOC116325778 gene encoding serine/threonine-protein phosphatase with EF-hands 2, which produces MGCGVTKSNHLHKHTTSSGRAVTTIRAAILIQRWYRQYVARTEMRRRYTWHIFQSIEYSGEQAQIKLYNFLGYLMDNFTPSSNERNLISHIFRENEVCRDAEWERYFCYKNIEVPEIYSGPHLTFPLTVEEAVGLVEAFRNKKQLHSRYVLQLLLETWKLLRMLPNINRISTCHSKEITICGDLHGQLEDLLLIFYKNGMPSLEKPYVFNGDFVDRGRDSIEILLILFAFLLVYPSDVYLNRGNHEDHIVNLRYGFTKEVLNKYKMHGKRILKLLQKIFSWLPLATVIDQKVLVLHGGISDSTDLGVLARVDRHIYISALRPPKKRHHSLAGISIDSDTDVDTAAISRVFQRRASFTYPKPLGTRDCFQNRSLQDFSDRIRVNMENQLELSRREEPILNAQINKPEQESLILSTDSVSSDTAVDEWKQILDLLWSDPMTQDGCIPNEVRGGGCYWGPDVTEDFLNRHNLQLIIRSHECKQEGYEFCHNRKVLTLFSASNYYDVGSNRGAYVKLGPDLVPYLIQYQASSMTRELTVRQSVGRTERSALRVLREQLFAHKSDLLCAFRKFDSENTGLVSLNDWASAVESVMHLDLPWRMLRSQLVTCKNSEGTIDYYGWFNELAITGSKTDHIDQSLLETLYRHRSTLETIFRIVDTDNSGFISMQDFRQTWKLLSVYLKMEITDEAISDLAITIDSNHDGSIDIDEFMEAFRLTDKKSRLERGRSMFMGTTSDLTKLEGDPNI; this is translated from the exons ATGGGATGTGGCGTCACAAAGTCCAACCATCTCCACAAACACACCACATCCAGTGGAAGAG CTGTCACAA CCATAAGAGCTGCCATCCTGATTCAGCGATGGTACCGTCAGTACGTCGCCCGCACAGAGATGAGGCGGAGATACACCTGGCACATCTTCCAGTCCATCGAATACTCTGGAGAGCAGGCCCAGATCAAG CTTTATAATTTCCTCGGCTACCTCATGGACAATTTCACACCATCGAGCAATGAAC GAAATTTGATCTCGCACATCTTCAGGGAGAATGAGGTCTGCCGGGATGCAGAGTGGGAGAGGTACTTCTGCTACAAGAACATCGAGGTGCCGGAGATTTACTCGGGACCTCATCTCACCTTTCCTCTGACGGTAGAGGAAGCAGTCGGTCTGGTGGAGGCTTTCAGGAATAAGAAA CAGTTGCACTCACGCTACGTCCTTCAGCTCCTCTTGGAGACGTGGAAACTGCTCCGCATGTTGCCAAATATCAACCGTATCTCCACCTGCCACAGCAAAGAAATCACGATTTGTG GTGATTTGCACGGACAGCTGGAAGACCTGCTGCTGATTTTCTATAAG AACGGCATGCCGTCCTTAGAGAAGCCCTATGTGTTTAATGGAGACTTTGTAGACAGAGGCAGGGACTCTATTGAGATCCTCCTCATCTTGTTTGCATTCCTGCTCGTTTACCCGAGTGATGTCTACCTGAACAGAGGAAATCACGAGGACCACATAGTCAACCTCAG GTACGGCTTCACCAAGGAGGTGTTGAATAAGTACAAG ATGCACGGGAAGAGgatcctgaagctgctgcagaagaTTTTCAGCTGGTTGCCATTAGCAACAGTGATCGACCAGAAGGTGCTGGTCCTGCACGGAGGGATCTCTGACTCCACGGACCTCGGCGTCCTCGCCAGAGTTGACAGACACATT tACATCTCGGCTCTGAGACCTCCGAAGAAGAGACACCACAGTTTGGCGGGAATATCCATCGACTCGGACACAGATGTGGACACCGCAGCCATCAGCAGGGTCTTCCAGCGTCGGGCCTCTTTCACATATCCCAAACCCCTGGGAACCCGAGATTGCTTCCAAAATCGCTCGCTGCAGGACTTCTCGGATCGGATCAGAGTGAACATGGAGAACCAGCTGGAGCTCAGCAGGAGGGAAGAGCCAATTCTGAACGCCCAGATCAACAAACCAGAGCAAGAATCTCTGATTTTGTCCACTGACTCTGTCAGCAGTGACACCGCCGTGGATGAGTGGAAACAG ATCCTGGACCTGCTGTGGAGTGACCCGATGACTCAAGATGGATGCATACCCAACGAGGTGAGGGGTGGAGGCTGCTACTGGGGCCCTGATGTCACCGAGGACTTCCTAAACAGACATAATCTGCAGCTCATCATTCGCTCCCATGAGTGCAAACAGGAGGGCTATGAGTTCTGCCACAACCGTAAG GTCCTCACTCTGTTCTCTGCCTCCAATTACTATGATGTGGGGAGCAACAGGGGGGCTTACGTGAAGCTGGGCCCTGACCTTGTGCCTTATTTGATTCAATATCAGGCCAGCAGCATGACCAGAGAGCTCACTGTGAGACAGAG TGTCGGGCGAACCGAGCGCTCAGCTCTCAGAGTCCTGCGGGAGCAGCTGTTTGCGCACAAGTCTGACCTCCTCTGTGCCTTCAGAAAGTTTGACAGCGAGAACACAG GTCTGGTTTCTCTGAACGACTGGGCCTCTGCAGTGGAGAGTGTGATGCATCTGGATCTGCCCTGGAGGATGCTTCGCTCTCAGCTGGTCACCTGCAAGAACAGCGAAGGCACGATAGACTACTACGGGTGGTTCAACGAGCTTGCCATCACAGGATCCAAAACAGAT CATATTGACCAGAGTCTGCTGGAAACGCTGTATCGCCACCGCTCCACTTTGGAGACAATCTTCAGGATTGTAGACACAGACAACTCAG gGTTCATCAGCATGCAGGACTTCCGTCAGACCTGGAAGCTGCTGAGCGTCTACCTGAAAATGGAGATCACCGACGAGGCCATCTCCGACCTGGCCATCACAATTGACAGCAACCATGACGGCAGCATCGACATTGACGAGTTCATGGAGGCCTTCCGGCTCACGGACAAGAAGAGCCGGCTGGAACGAGGACGCAGCATGTTCATGGGCACGACCTCCGACCTCACCAAGCTGGAGGGAGATCCCAACATTTGA